From a single Pongo pygmaeus isolate AG05252 chromosome 12, NHGRI_mPonPyg2-v2.0_pri, whole genome shotgun sequence genomic region:
- the IL36RN gene encoding interleukin-36 receptor antagonist protein: protein MVLSGALCFRMKDSALKVLYLHNNQLLAGGLHAGKVIKGEEISVVPNRWLDASLSPVILGVQGGSQCLSCGAGQEPTLTLEPVNIMELYLGAKESKSFTFYRREMGLTSSFESAAYPGWFLCTVPEADQPVRLTQLPENAGWNAPITDFYFQQCD from the exons ATGGTCCTGAGTGGGGCGCTGTGCTTCCG AATGAAGGACTCGGCATTGAAGGTGCTttatctgcataataaccagcttcTAGCTGGAGGGCTGCATGCAGGGAAGGTCATTAAAG GTGAAGAGATCAGCGTGGTCCCCAATCGGTGGCTGGATGCCAGCCTGTCCCCCGTCATCCTGGGCGTCCAGGGTGGAAGCCAGTGCCTGTCATGTGGGGCGGGGCAGGAGCCGACTCTAACACTAGAG CCAGTGAACATCATGGAGCTCTATCTTGGTGCCAAGGAATCCAAGAGCTTCACCTTCTACAGGCGGGAAATGGGGCTCACCTCCAGCTTCGAGTCGGCTGCCTACCCGGGCTGGTTCCTGTGCACGGTGCCTGAAGCCGATCAGCCTGTCAGACTCACCCAGCTTCCCGAGAATGCCGGCTGGAATGCCCCCATCACAGACTTCTACTTCCAGCAGTGTGACTAG